Proteins from one Bdellovibrio svalbardensis genomic window:
- a CDS encoding aminotransferase class IV — MSIVVLSPEQVQKKLLERSYPAQEQYYAMYSTWWGGVIENPSMMMVPIDDHIVHRGDGVFEAIKVVDGKVFLLDEHLQRLASSAEQISLPLPMELSEMRKVILETTAITKQSSAILRLYISRGPGGFTTNPYESLSSQMYLVVTALKPMAEEKYVSGVSVGKSAIPPKDPWFARIKSCNYLQNVLMKKESVDRKIDFTVGFDAQNILTESSTENIVLLDKNNNLVRPKLGQILKGTTMMRTFELAKKLVEDKTIASIQERDLSEEDIRSAKEVMMIGTTLDVLPVSSFEGMKIGEGRQGPVAKKLLALLREDIKSGPKATPV, encoded by the coding sequence ATGTCCATCGTCGTGCTCAGTCCAGAACAAGTTCAGAAAAAACTGCTCGAAAGATCCTATCCAGCACAAGAGCAGTACTATGCTATGTACAGCACTTGGTGGGGCGGAGTGATTGAAAATCCCTCGATGATGATGGTTCCGATTGATGATCATATCGTTCATCGCGGCGACGGTGTATTTGAGGCCATTAAGGTCGTAGATGGAAAAGTTTTTCTTCTCGATGAGCACTTACAACGTCTAGCTTCTTCAGCCGAGCAGATCTCTTTGCCGCTGCCGATGGAACTTTCAGAAATGAGAAAAGTCATTTTAGAAACGACGGCAATCACGAAGCAGTCATCGGCAATTTTGCGACTTTATATTTCTCGGGGTCCAGGTGGATTTACGACCAATCCTTACGAATCCTTGTCTTCGCAGATGTATCTGGTCGTGACTGCCCTTAAGCCTATGGCAGAGGAAAAATATGTGAGTGGGGTGAGTGTCGGCAAGAGCGCCATTCCACCGAAAGATCCTTGGTTTGCACGAATTAAAAGCTGCAACTATTTGCAAAATGTTTTGATGAAAAAAGAAAGTGTCGATCGCAAGATTGATTTTACCGTAGGCTTCGATGCACAAAATATTTTGACCGAATCCAGTACAGAAAACATTGTCCTTCTGGATAAGAACAACAATCTTGTGCGACCTAAGCTTGGCCAAATTCTTAAAGGGACGACCATGATGCGCACCTTTGAGCTCGCAAAAAAACTTGTCGAGGATAAAACCATCGCTTCAATCCAGGAAAGAGATTTGAGTGAAGAAGATATTCGCTCTGCCAAAGAGGTCATGATGATCGGAACGACCTTGGATGTGTTACCGGTATCAAGTTTTGAAGGAATGAAAATCGGTGAGGGACGTCAGGGGCCTGTGGCTAAAAAACTTTTGGCGCTTCTTCGGGAAGATATCAAGAGCGGACCTAAGGCGACGCCTGTTTAA
- a CDS encoding carbonic anhydrase: MLFRVLLVLSLVNLSACSYFTKRRNPSQETKVMLKDDQGNAKEAPAQASSTGAKELTPINPNEAEAAAQAQEMKEAVAEAAAHVQASHGKAEREAGPVSAEKALGWLRNGNTRFMKGSVRKDGASTKDRVRLAQGQKPHSIILSCSDSRVPPEVVFDQKLGEVFVIRTAGESVDNNVIGSIEYAVSHLGSNLIVVMGHESCGGVRATLDAISGAQMPSPALTGLVNDLKPRLLKFKGVPQSPGLFEEGWSNVDGIARDLVLRSEILRDAVTSGEVKIVRAMYHLESGNVEFK, translated from the coding sequence ATGCTTTTTCGTGTGTTACTCGTTCTATCACTCGTAAATCTTTCAGCTTGTTCATATTTCACAAAACGTCGCAATCCATCACAAGAAACAAAAGTGATGCTGAAAGATGACCAAGGGAATGCCAAAGAAGCACCCGCACAGGCTTCATCAACTGGCGCAAAGGAATTAACTCCGATCAATCCGAATGAAGCCGAAGCTGCAGCGCAAGCGCAGGAAATGAAAGAGGCCGTCGCAGAAGCCGCGGCCCATGTTCAAGCATCTCATGGCAAAGCTGAACGCGAAGCCGGACCGGTTTCTGCGGAAAAAGCTTTGGGCTGGTTGCGCAATGGCAATACGCGCTTTATGAAGGGGTCTGTCCGCAAAGACGGAGCTTCTACCAAGGACCGCGTTCGTTTGGCGCAAGGTCAGAAACCTCACTCTATCATCTTGTCATGCAGTGACTCTCGCGTTCCACCTGAAGTCGTTTTTGACCAAAAATTGGGCGAAGTGTTTGTGATCCGCACCGCTGGTGAGTCCGTGGATAACAATGTGATCGGAAGCATCGAATACGCGGTCTCCCACTTGGGTTCAAATCTGATTGTTGTCATGGGTCATGAGTCTTGCGGCGGCGTGCGTGCCACTTTGGATGCCATTTCAGGTGCACAAATGCCAAGCCCAGCATTGACAGGCCTTGTAAACGACCTCAAGCCTCGTCTATTGAAATTCAAAGGTGTTCCTCAATCGCCAGGCCTTTTCGAAGAAGGTTGGTCAAATGTAGATGGGATAGCGCGCGATCTTGTTCTGCGTTCAGAAATCCTGCGTGACGCTGTCACCTCTGGTGAGGTAAAGATTGTCAGAGCTATGTACCATCTTGAATCTGGAAATGTGGAGTTTAAGTAG
- the metG gene encoding methionine--tRNA ligase, translating to MSHGVPQNLQQRKILITTALPYANGYIHLGHLVEYLQADFWTRFQNMRGNECVYICADDTHGTPIMVKARELGITPEALIAQSYKEHTQDFADFQIEFSHYGSTNSPENKALCEFFYEKMVAGGHTRKQGIKQLYCEHDKMFLPDRFVKGTCPKCGAQEQYGDSCDVCGSTYSPSDMKNVHCSLCGTAPVLKDSESIFFKLNDFKAYLEEWIPKHSSPEISKKMLEWFNEDLHDLDISRDEPYFGFAIPGTNNKKFFYVWVDAPMGYMSSTEQWAKARGKSLKDIWQDPSREIYHFIGKDIARFHTIFWPAFLKAADLRSPNQVFVHGHLMVNGEKMSKSKGTFIAARTYLNHMNPEHLRYYYATKLSSSVDDIDLNLEDFINRVNSELVGKITNLGSRGGQMLKKKMDGKMSTPDAEGAKLITHAQEKGEVIAGHFEARDFAKAIHEIRSLADEANKYFDEKAPWKTLEADPEGTKQVITTTLNMFRLLAIYLKPILPFYTAKVAKLLGEADYKWSDIKTVLTNREINDYEHLAVRIETDKVKAMVEESRKINEEIQAAKKASSTAVATPAPAAKPGKAASAEDRNAEKPAEIEFADFEKVDLRIGQIIEAEEIKEADKLLRLKVDIGGGETRQIIAGIKSAYKAEQLLGRKVLVCVNLKPRKMKFGMSEGMVLAAGSGGSDLFVLSADDGAQVGQRVK from the coding sequence ATGTCCCACGGTGTACCCCAAAATCTGCAGCAACGTAAAATTCTAATCACAACGGCCTTGCCTTACGCCAACGGTTATATTCACCTTGGTCACTTGGTAGAGTACCTCCAGGCAGACTTCTGGACGAGATTCCAGAACATGCGTGGCAATGAATGTGTTTATATTTGCGCAGATGATACTCACGGCACACCGATCATGGTGAAAGCCCGTGAATTGGGCATCACTCCAGAGGCTTTGATTGCACAAAGCTATAAAGAGCACACTCAGGATTTTGCGGACTTCCAAATTGAGTTCTCGCACTACGGTTCGACGAACTCTCCGGAAAACAAAGCCCTTTGTGAATTTTTCTATGAAAAAATGGTTGCGGGTGGCCACACTCGCAAGCAAGGCATTAAACAGCTTTATTGTGAACACGATAAAATGTTTTTGCCAGATCGCTTTGTAAAAGGGACTTGCCCTAAATGTGGAGCGCAAGAACAGTATGGCGATTCCTGTGATGTTTGCGGATCGACTTACTCCCCGAGCGACATGAAGAACGTGCACTGTTCTTTATGCGGAACAGCTCCTGTTTTGAAAGACAGCGAAAGCATATTCTTTAAATTGAATGATTTTAAAGCCTACCTGGAAGAATGGATTCCAAAACATTCTTCGCCTGAGATTTCTAAAAAAATGCTCGAGTGGTTCAACGAAGATCTTCATGATTTGGATATCTCTCGTGATGAACCTTACTTTGGCTTTGCCATCCCGGGGACGAACAATAAAAAGTTCTTCTACGTCTGGGTGGATGCTCCGATGGGCTATATGTCTTCGACTGAGCAATGGGCGAAGGCTCGTGGTAAATCTCTGAAAGACATCTGGCAGGATCCAAGCCGTGAAATCTATCATTTCATCGGCAAAGACATTGCCCGTTTCCATACGATCTTCTGGCCCGCTTTCTTGAAGGCCGCTGATCTTCGTTCCCCGAATCAAGTTTTTGTTCATGGTCACTTGATGGTCAATGGCGAGAAGATGTCGAAGTCCAAAGGGACTTTCATTGCCGCTCGTACTTATTTGAATCATATGAATCCTGAACACTTGCGCTATTACTATGCGACGAAACTTTCTAGCTCTGTCGATGATATCGATTTGAATTTGGAAGATTTCATCAACCGTGTGAATTCAGAGCTTGTGGGTAAAATCACAAACCTAGGATCTCGCGGTGGTCAAATGTTGAAAAAGAAAATGGATGGCAAGATGAGCACTCCGGATGCGGAAGGTGCGAAGCTTATCACCCATGCTCAGGAAAAAGGCGAAGTGATTGCCGGTCACTTTGAAGCTCGTGATTTTGCCAAAGCCATCCATGAGATTCGTTCATTGGCAGATGAAGCCAATAAATACTTTGATGAAAAAGCTCCCTGGAAGACTTTGGAAGCAGATCCTGAGGGAACAAAACAAGTCATCACGACGACTTTGAATATGTTCCGTTTGTTGGCAATTTACTTGAAGCCAATTCTTCCGTTCTACACTGCAAAAGTTGCAAAACTTTTGGGTGAGGCGGATTACAAATGGTCTGATATCAAAACGGTTCTAACGAATCGTGAGATCAACGATTACGAGCATCTTGCTGTTCGCATCGAGACTGACAAAGTTAAGGCGATGGTTGAAGAAAGCCGTAAGATCAATGAAGAAATCCAGGCGGCGAAGAAAGCAAGCTCGACGGCAGTCGCAACTCCTGCTCCTGCGGCAAAACCTGGTAAAGCGGCATCTGCAGAAGATCGCAATGCTGAAAAGCCAGCGGAAATTGAATTTGCTGACTTTGAAAAAGTTGATCTTCGCATTGGTCAGATTATTGAGGCTGAAGAAATCAAAGAGGCTGACAAGCTTCTTCGTTTGAAAGTTGATATTGGTGGCGGCGAAACTCGTCAGATTATTGCGGGCATCAAGTCCGCTTACAAAGCCGAACAACTTTTGGGCCGTAAGGTCTTAGTCTGTGTAAATTTAAAGCCTCGTAAGATGAAGTTTGGCATGTCTGAAGGCATGGTTCTGGCTGCGGGAAGCGGCGGATCTGATCTGTTCGTTCTTTCAGCGGACGATGGAGCCCAAGTCGGCCAACGAGTTAAATAA
- a CDS encoding RNA methyltransferase, whose amino-acid sequence MSPQDKKSLEEIHKLFLELEKTSGDSSFDTVKLKDLKERIQALSLSEIIDVSRLSSLEKHLVADMTLKHFVSFAIPFERALHKTLQDDEFLIVENDKLAGEQEKLPLVFVLDNIRSAFNVGSIFRTAECLGAEKVYLCGYTPLPTQWKVEKTAMGTHEYMDWQEGGKLFECLETLKEEGYQLVALETAASAVDLYEEFPSEPTAFILGNERFGLDPEILKLIDEVRIVPLRGRKNSLNVGVTAAVAGFEWMRQWRARK is encoded by the coding sequence ATGAGTCCTCAAGACAAGAAATCCCTCGAAGAAATTCATAAGCTTTTTTTAGAGCTTGAGAAGACCTCGGGGGATTCTTCGTTTGATACCGTCAAACTTAAGGACCTCAAAGAACGCATCCAAGCTCTTTCCCTCTCCGAAATCATTGATGTCAGCAGACTGTCTTCCCTCGAGAAGCATCTTGTGGCAGATATGACCTTAAAGCACTTTGTGAGCTTTGCGATTCCTTTTGAGCGCGCTCTTCATAAAACTTTGCAAGATGACGAGTTCTTGATTGTTGAGAATGACAAGCTTGCCGGCGAACAGGAAAAGCTTCCCCTCGTTTTTGTTTTGGATAATATTCGTTCAGCCTTCAATGTGGGCTCGATCTTTCGGACCGCGGAATGCCTCGGTGCCGAGAAGGTTTATCTTTGCGGCTATACGCCCCTGCCGACGCAATGGAAGGTCGAAAAGACCGCGATGGGAACGCACGAGTATATGGATTGGCAAGAAGGCGGAAAGCTTTTTGAATGCCTCGAAACTTTGAAAGAAGAAGGCTACCAACTGGTCGCCCTTGAGACGGCAGCCAGTGCTGTGGATTTGTACGAAGAATTCCCCTCGGAGCCGACTGCTTTTATTTTAGGTAACGAGCGCTTTGGCCTGGATCCGGAAATTTTAAAACTTATTGATGAAGTTCGCATTGTTCCTTTGCGTGGCCGAAAGAACTCCCTCAATGTGGGAGTCACTGCGGCGGTGGCTGGTTTTGAATGGATGAGACAATGGCGAGCGAGAAAATAG
- the tsaA gene encoding tRNA (N6-threonylcarbamoyladenosine(37)-N6)-methyltransferase TrmO: MASEKIEFTPIGYFRSSQVHPYEAGRQPDAHHAEGVIELSSGSNFEQALTGLEGCERIWIIFLFHHNNHWNPMVLPPRGVDSKIGVFATRSPYRPNPVGMSCVKVLKIDKLKITVEGADLLDGSPILDIKPYVAYADSFPGSEPEWLKSAEKFEIGFSELVLQQLEELERQGLTQLRSFLLHQLEYEPANSKKKRVKEEGSGYVIAYRTWRAFFRLNGLSLKVERIYSGYSQDDLQKDEDPYSDKELHRKFILKFT, translated from the coding sequence ATGGCGAGCGAGAAAATAGAATTCACCCCGATCGGATACTTTCGCAGTTCACAGGTTCACCCCTACGAAGCGGGTCGACAACCCGATGCCCATCATGCGGAAGGTGTGATCGAACTTTCAAGTGGCAGCAATTTTGAACAGGCTCTGACAGGCCTTGAAGGCTGCGAGCGCATTTGGATTATTTTTCTTTTTCATCACAACAACCATTGGAATCCGATGGTGCTTCCTCCGCGAGGGGTCGATTCCAAAATAGGTGTCTTCGCGACCAGATCCCCTTACCGACCAAATCCCGTCGGCATGAGCTGTGTGAAGGTTCTTAAGATTGATAAACTGAAGATCACCGTAGAAGGTGCGGATCTTTTAGATGGCTCCCCGATCTTGGATATTAAGCCTTATGTGGCGTATGCGGACTCTTTCCCTGGTAGCGAGCCGGAGTGGCTTAAATCGGCGGAAAAATTCGAAATTGGCTTTTCAGAACTGGTACTTCAACAACTTGAAGAGCTTGAACGACAAGGACTGACTCAACTTCGCTCCTTCTTATTGCATCAGCTCGAGTACGAGCCTGCGAACTCAAAAAAGAAACGTGTGAAGGAAGAGGGCTCGGGATATGTTATCGCCTATCGCACTTGGCGGGCTTTTTTCAGATTAAATGGACTGAGTTTGAAAGTGGAAAGAATCTATTCTGGATACTCCCAGGATGATTTGCAAAAAGATGAAGACCCCTATTCAGACAAAGAACTACATCGAAAGTTTATTCTCAAATTTACCTAG